In the genome of Mesorhizobium sp. NBSH29, the window CACCGGCGGTGGCGTTGTCGGCGATGGGCCGCGTTTCGCCAAAGCCGGTCACCGCAAAGCGGCGCTGGTCAACCCCCTGCCCGGACAGATAATTGGCGACCGACAGCGCCCGGCGCTGCGACAGGTCGAAATTATACTGGTCGTCGCCGGTCGAATCGGTGTGGCCATAGACATCGACAATGGTGCGGTTGAATTTCTTCAGCACCAGCGAGACCGAATTCAGCGTCGGGTAGAAGCCTGCCTTCACCGCATCCTGGTCGGAGGCAAACGTGATGTTGGAGGGCATGTTCAAAATGATCTGCTCGCCTGAGCGCGTCACCGAAATGCCGGTGCCCTGCAACTGCGCCCGCAGTTCTGCTTCCTGCTGGTCCATGTAGGCGCCGATAGCACCGCCCGCCAGCGCCCCGATGCCGGCCCCGATCAGCGCATTGCGGCGGTCATTGCCGCCTGCCGCCATGCCGGCCAGCGCGCCAAGCCCGGCGCCAATCGCCGCCCCACCGGCGGTATTGGATACCTTTTGCTGGCCCGTATAAGGATCTGTGGTGCAGGCCGCCAGCATGGTCGTGGCAATCAGCGCGGCTGCGGTTTTCTTCAACAACATGAATCTACTCCCCGGAGAATGATGGTCGCCGCGCCATACGCGGCCAAAAATGAAAACAAAGGCGACAAAAAACGTCCCGCCGCCTTGTAACACGAATTGCGGCGAAAAGCGGGAGCGGTTTTTTAGCGCACTGCCGGGACGCATCTCAAGTTTGAAATCTGAAGCCTCACCTGTCGCGATCCGGCCCCAACTCTATATGCTTAAGCGGAAAGCTCAGGAGAAAACATATGGCATTCGACGATCATATCACGACACGCCTCGCGGAAATTCACCATCGTCTAGATGTGATAGCGAAAGAAGAGGCTCAGCCCGATCTGCTAGGTGGAGAAGCGGCTCGCCGCATGTATGATACCCAACGAGACCTGCTAATCGCCGAGACAGAAGACCTCTTGCATGAGTGGGAGCAACTGCGTGAAGCCAATCGGAGCTAGGGGCCCAAATCGCCCGCCGACCTGATCGGTAAGCCATTCGCCATTCGCATTGCGCCGGCAACAAGACCGGTGACGTAAAGGACGATGGCAAAGAAGCCGCCGCAAAAGAGCGCGCTGGCCGCATTGCTCTCAACTTGCCACACCCCCTCTCCGCCTCGCTGCGTTCGGCACCTCTCCTCCATTGTCATGGGGGCGATGAAACAGCGCCCGCGATTGGCCATTTCCTCGCCCCACAAAGTGGGGAAAGGTGCTGAGCGTAGCGA includes:
- a CDS encoding OmpA family protein, producing the protein MLKKTAAALIATTMLAACTTDPYTGQQKVSNTAGGAAIGAGLGALAGMAAGGNDRRNALIGAGIGALAGGAIGAYMDQQEAELRAQLQGTGISVTRSGEQIILNMPSNITFASDQDAVKAGFYPTLNSVSLVLKKFNRTIVDVYGHTDSTGDDQYNFDLSQRRALSVANYLSGQGVDQRRFAVTGFGETRPIADNATAGGRAQNRRVEIQLSPLE